CAATTCTGTTTTCCATATTTTGATTAGAACCTTTTCCACATTCAATTCCTCCGTTAATGATGTTGGTGATTACACCGTAACCAGGGACACGTCCAGCAGATGAATCAGCTCCTGATGGTCTCCATCTTCCAGTAATCACATCGTGGGCCGACGGCTTTGGTTGCTGGGGTGTCATCCAGAACCACAAGGCTGTCTTGAATGAAACCACTGCATCATTTGCAACAGCATCTGGATTCCTTAACAAATCCACTCCTATGGCCTTTCCTGCTGGTCCATAGTTGTAGTTGCTGCACGccattataaatttataattagttGAGATATTAGCAAAGGCGGATTCAGGATTAATTTCAAtaaattgaaactaaaatattttatacttaCTAGGATATTTGGATGGGACCTCGACCAAAGTATTTTTTACCAGGAGCACAAGGCCACTGTTGATTTGCGACACAGTAATCAGGAGGGTTGCCTTGTTCCTGTTTGAAGCAGTATCCCCATGAATATGGACCATCTGGAGCTGTTGCCCACCCCCCTAATTATCaacatatataattcatattagATATCTTAtgtaagattaatttaattacatgcATATGTATATTCATAAATGGCTGTGGATGTTAATTACGTCGttaataatattgtgaataatatcTCAAATGTTGATTAGTTAAAAACTTTATACTAATGAGTTATCCTCTATCGTTCTTGCAAAAGTTAGTAAAAGAGAGAGAGCTTGCATGCTAGATATAAGCATGAGGCCCATCCAAGTTTTGATTTCTCTTTAGATACACACGAAATTAAAGACAGAATTATCGACATGCCTCAAGCTTTGTGAATAATATCTCATACGTGGATtaattaaaattgatttttaagaACTTTATACTAATGAGAGTTAAATCCTTTATCGTTGTTGCAAAAAGTTAGTGAAAGGGATAGAGCTTGCATGCTAGATATGCATGAGGCCCATCCAAGTTCTGATTTCTCTTTAGATACATACTCACTAAATTAAAGATGGTATTGTCCTGACATGTCTCAAGCTTTTGAGAATTCACTACTAAAAAACAGAATTTCAAACGAAAGTCCGACCAAAAAGGGATAATTAAGCAAAAAAGTACCAGTAGTTTCATGAGAAGTTTGAGCCAGAAAGGCAGCAATTTCCTTCTTACGAGCGTTGGTGTCTCCAGTAGTTCCAAAAGCACCAAAGGACCTTGCTGCTGCTATAAAAGCATCATAAGTATAGAATCCTTTGCCTTGACAATTGGCATCGTTGCGATGCAATAGCATTCTCTCAAACATGTCTTTACTAACAAGAGCACCAACATCTTGTGCCAATGCTCCTGTTAGAGACAAGAGACCAAGCAAAACCACTGCCCAAAACTTCATTTTGTTCCGATTGAATTTATACCAAGTTGTGTGTGATTTGGGAGTGATGGTAAGGCTGCTATTTATAGGGAGCAGAGTGAAGGGGTGAGTAGACTTTTCAAAATGACTTTCAAGGAGAAATTTATGTGGCTGCTTATTCCAACACTTCCACTCATCTTTTAGCACCACCATTACACATATTATTCTAATCAATTTTGGATGGATCATTATGAAAAAAGTTGGCAGGAAAACACTAAAGTTAGTCTTGGGTAGAATTCTTGCTACTAGATATTCTTTTATAATCAATCAACTGTTATGACTCATACATCTTGACAAAAGGTGCTATTCTTAATAGTAAAACGCTTTTACCGTTCCCTTCCCTATTTTCCTAGTTCTATTTGCCTGTTTTCCTGGTTCTGTACTTCTATTAAGGGTCAAGTGGGCTGGTCCGACCCGGTCCTTGTAACTGGTTTGACCCGAACCGATAAGCCCTAGGACTTTAGGGTTTTAAGTTCCGGGtcgattatttttttaaaatgggtctAGCTAACCTGGCCCGAACCAAGCCTGGTCCAGGCCCGTCGGTTAACCGGCTTGGCCCGGTCCggatactttttttttaaaaaaaaaaaaaagaattttgggccaaactagccgtttttggatccaaacggctagtttgggcccatttattaaaaaaaaaaattaaaaaaaaaatttttaatcccaaaaaaatttctataaataccctacaacttcaaatcatttttcacacaatttttcactctctcaaatctcaattctcaattctcaaatattcaatatatttaatttcttaaaatgttcactttaattttttaatttttcgtttacaaagtacgagcggaagtttctaaagtcgcaaccttcggatacttccaaaatttggtattgtcgttccatctcttacattaattgtttaatatttaattttattatatttgtgtattttaaatatttttagtttaatttaatttatattatggataaattaaaaaaactcgctactaaaggtgttaaaaaatttagtcccggaagcggtagtggtagtaaaaagcgaattaccaacggtagaggtagttcaagtagtagatatacccgtgtgtcttcgcctccggttccgcttggtacaccttttgaggaagaaataggtgtaggtgctcacgatatggattatgtagaaactcaaaaaaattacggtatagaagaagaaaatgaagtagatgcggttaatttagacgaagataatgaaaatattgctgagactcCGGCAATAgaagatgctaacgttagatctgaatcggttaatctccttccccgtcctcccagtgccccaagacctcgtaaaagaactagtgttgcatagcaattttttgaacgtatatcagatattgaggtgcaatgcaatatttgtcaacaaatatataagcatagaagtggaggcaagcaaaggggtacgggtacgttaatgagacatatagctgaagatcacaaaagagagttaaatattgcacaaggtggtggggatgttggtgggccaacgcaaactagaatgaaCCCAAcgaccggtcacgtagcgaagaagtatactAAATTGAGAgatcgggaagaaatagctaaaatggtagctgtgggttgtttgccttttagttttccttcttctgatatctttattcgttatatacaagcaatttataatcttatgtttaacggtattcttagaactacttgtcggttctgatatttttagactccattcacaatattatttttatttatcaacattgttaaaaaatattcaatgtagattgtccctaacttctgatcttggtcgtgctgtaaataaaaatgattatttaaccgttacttgtcattggatagatggtaatttcgtgatgcaaaaacgtatttttgcttttttatatgatgaagatcataaacatactggacaatttattgctgattctattgttaaaattatcggatattatggtatcgaaaataaaattttatatatcacttttgataatgcttctaacaacaagactgctataacaaaaataaaatttacactatctccGCCCTTACCTGGAAATTTTTATATTAAGTGTGcgtgtcatatatataatttaattgtaaaagatggtcttgagtttttgagctttatattgaaaaaattcgtcttgccgttgattttattcaagaaaataatcgtagatcgagaattagagaatttaaagttaaatgtcaaaaAAATGGACTTACagcgattttgatgcctgaggaaattgatactagaaaGAATTCtgcgtatgaatttttaaaaacttattataaatatagaattcctattacactagcttttaaccaacattgcggttcatttgctaaTTCTGCTGATTGCATACATAATTctaattgggttgtaattaatgatcttgttaagtttttagaaaaattttatgtagctacggttgaatttttcggtgcttattatcctactgtttgtaacattttggcatatatagctgatatttttggtttgctcaaagaatataaaaataaagaaggttataaagaagctgttggcgccatttttataaaattttaaaaatattttttttcgattccccctatttacttggttggtgctatactaaatccgtgcatgaaatataataacatgtgtcactttagtactcttttttatactaacttaaaaataaatactaaccatgattctgaacaagtacaacctgatttgtggatggttaaggctgatgcaaaggattacatagaaaaattatataattactatgctgatttatttgatttagccatacctacaaatatcactccagctgttgctcctcatcctcccgaggagccatcattttctaaaaggccggcacatagtattttttctgattcgttttatgatttaaattgttggaacagtattgatgagagaacttacacatcgggaagagctgaaatattatctttggACAGCACCAGacgatcgcagacgacggatcaacatgttggattggtggaggagtaatgaaacacaatatcct
Above is a genomic segment from Capsicum annuum cultivar UCD-10X-F1 unplaced genomic scaffold, UCD10Xv1.1 ctg72336, whole genome shotgun sequence containing:
- the LOC107859806 gene encoding basic endochitinase isoform X2 → MFERMLLHRNDANCQGKGFYTYDAFIAAARSFGAFGTTGDTNARKKEIAAFLAQTSHETTGGWATAPDGPYSWGYCFKQEQGNPPDYCVANQQWPCAPGKKYFGRGPIQISYNYNYGPAGKAIGVDLLRNPDAVANDAVVSFKTALWFWMTPQQPKPSAHDVITGRWRPSGADSSAGRVPGYGVITNIINGGIECGKGSNQNMENRIGFYRRYCQILGVAPGNNLDCAKQRPFGQ
- the LOC107859806 gene encoding basic endochitinase isoform X1, whose amino-acid sequence is MKFWAVVLLGLLSLTGALAQDVGALVSKDMFERMLLHRNDANCQGKGFYTYDAFIAAARSFGAFGTTGDTNARKKEIAAFLAQTSHETTGGWATAPDGPYSWGYCFKQEQGNPPDYCVANQQWPCAPGKKYFGRGPIQISYNYNYGPAGKAIGVDLLRNPDAVANDAVVSFKTALWFWMTPQQPKPSAHDVITGRWRPSGADSSAGRVPGYGVITNIINGGIECGKGSNQNMENRIGFYRRYCQILGVAPGNNLDCAKQRPFGQ